A portion of the Punica granatum isolate Tunisia-2019 chromosome 7, ASM765513v2, whole genome shotgun sequence genome contains these proteins:
- the LOC116215598 gene encoding actin-related protein 8-like encodes MATIMRRIIELASNRRGSSSDPERGRQSPAGSSLGAFDEIPEDVLLLILGLLGPKDAAKMSRVCKSLRSLVSDDRLWVFFLQHQAEPWESIFFAETNLRWGYPIQAFLSGMPELSFMNIYGKRAQVPSSIIIDGGSGYCKFGWSKSECPPARSATFLEFGNIESPMHSRLRNFFLTIYSRMQVKPSSHPILVSFPLCHYDDTESAKASRRQLKEAIYSTLFEFNVPAVCAVNQATLALFAARRTSGIAVNIGFQVTSVVPILNGKVMRKVGVEVIGLGASKLTGFLSELMQQNNIKFESLCTVRTLKEKLCYVALDYDAELRKITQASWEVSGEGSFILSKERFQIGEVLFQPRIAGVRTMGLHQAVALCMDHCHASELTTDDSWYKTIVLCGGSACLPGLAERLEKELHGLLPPSISKGIRVIPPPYGVDTAWFGAKQISNLSTFPERWCLTKKQFRRKSKFNRMW; translated from the exons ATGGCGACTATCATGAGGAGGATCATCGAGCTGGCCTCGAACCGCAGGGGATCGAGCTCGGACCCGGAGCGGGGGCGGCAGAGTCCGGCGGGGTCATCGCTGGGGGCGTTTGATGAGATACCGGAGGACGTATTGCTGCTGATACTGGGGCTGCTGGGGCCGAAGGACGCCGCGAAGATGAGCCGCGTGTGCAAGTCTTTGAGGTCACTCGTGTCCGACGACCGGCTGTGGGTTTTCTTCCTCCAGCATCAGGCAGAGCCTTGGGAGTCGATTTTCTTCGCAGAGACTAATCTGCGATGGGGTTATCCGATTCA GGCATTCTTGAGCGGGATGCCTGAACTATCTTTCATGAACATCTACGGCAAGCGGGCTCAAGTCCCCAGTTCCATTATTATTGACG GTGGTTCTGGATATTGCAAATTTGGCTGGAGCAAATCTGAATGTCCACCTGCACGATCAGCGACATTTCTG GAATTTGGTAACATTGAGTCTCCAATGCATTCCAGGCTTCGTAATTTTTTTCTGACTATTTACAGCAG GATGCAGGTTAAACCATCTTCACATCCGATTCTGGTGTCCTTTCCTCTCTGTCATTATGATG ATACAGAATCTGCTAAGGCATCAAGAAGACAGCTTAAAGAAGCTATCTACTCAACCCTGTTTGAGTTCAATGTTCCTGCTGTCTGTGCTGTTAATCAG GCAACTTTGGCATTGTTTGCAGCAAGACGAACTTCAGGAATTGCTGTTAATATCGGTTTCCAAGTGACTTCTGTTGTCCCCA TTCTAAATGGAAAAGTAATGCGCAAGGTGGGTGTCGAAGTTATAGGATTAGGAGCTTCGAAGCTTACGGGTTTTCTGAGCGAGCTCATGCAGCAGAACAACATCAAATTTGAATCTCTATGTACAGTGCGCACATTGAAGGAG AAGCTATGTTATGTTGCACTTGACTATGATGCTGAGCTACGTAAGATCACGCAAGCATCATGGGAAGTTTCTGGAGAAGGCTCGTTTATTCTTTCAAAAGAACGCTTTCAGATAGGAGAAGTCTTATTTCAGCCTCGTATTGCTGGAGT GCGCACTATGGGTCTGCACCAAGCCGTGGCTCTGTGCATGGACCATTGTCATGCCTCGGAGCTAACTACTGATGATTCTTGGTACAAGACTATAGTATTGTGTGGGGGATCAGCGTGTCTACCGGGTTTAGCAG AAAGGTTAGAGAAGGAACTGCATGGACTTCTTCCCCCTTCCATATCCAAGGGAATTAGAGTTATTCCTCCCCCGTATGGTGTGGATACTGCATGGTTTGGGGCAAAACAGATCAGCAAC TTGAGCACCTTCCCTGAGCGATGGTGTCTGACAAAGAAGCAGTTCCGAAGGAAGTCGAAGTTCAACCGTATGTGGTAG
- the LOC116215599 gene encoding GPI-anchored protein LLG1-like: MELLCRFIGFPKIFSVLLVLLMGISLSVSDGGTESKVSYSNGRHLLQAKKSCPVNFEFLNYTIITSRCNGPHYPADICCAAFKELACPYSEYLNDLNTDCASTLFGYINLYGKYPPGLFANECRESRRGLECTASAPTTSENDSSSFQVTCIPFGLLATIAGFLVLLA, encoded by the exons ATGGAGCTGTTGTGTCGGTTTATTGGTTTCCCGAAGATTTTCAGTGTCCTGTTGGTTCTCCTGATGGGGATCTCTCTCTCAGTGTCTGATGGGGGAACTGAGTCCAAGGTTTCTTATTCCAATGGCAGGCATCTTCTTCAGGCTAAGAAGA GTTGCCCAGTGAACTTCGAGTTTCTCAACTACACGATCATCACGAGCAGATGCAATGGCCCCCACTACCCCGCAGATATCTGCTGCGCAGCGTTCAAGGAGCTTGCCTGCCCTTACTCCGAGTACCTGAACGACCTGAACACGGACTGCGCCTCAACCTTGTTCGGCTACATCAATCTTTACGGGAAGTACCCTCCGGGCCTCTTCGCCAACGAGTGCAGGGAAAGCAGGCGAGGCCTTGAGTGTACGGCATCGGCGCCCACAACTTCGGAGAATGACAGCAGCAGCTTTCAGGTCACTTGCATTCCATTTGGACTGCTTGCAACCATAGCTGGCTTTCTCGTTTTGTTAGCCTAG
- the LOC116215597 gene encoding phosphatidylinositol/phosphatidylcholine transfer protein SFH13 isoform X3, translated as MSGLEGVGPYDEIRERRLDFDNFEDDRRRSKIGSLKKKALHASNKFTHSLKKRGKRKIDYRVPSVSIEDIRDAKEEGAVLELRQRLLDRDLLPPRHDDYHTLLRFLKARDFNIDKTIQMWEEMLAWRKEYGTDTILEDFEFEELEEVLQYYPQGYHGVDKEGRPIYIERLGKAHPTKLMRITTIDRYLRYHVQEFERALQEKFPACSIAAKRQICSTTTILDVQGLSMKNFTRTAASLVAAMSKIDNSYYPETLNRMYVVNAGPGFKKMLWPAAQKFLDGKTIAKIHVLEPRALPRLLEAIDPSQLPDFLGGSCTCSAEGGCLKSSKGPWNDPDIMKLVHNGEATFVRQVTRISDDQEKVDSYIQIRPLKVRASDPCAAESGSDIDDCNSPTGQRSSSFPRLSPVCEEVRLSDSDAYYSCHSTFSSCEASNSDQVGGPEDLLLKFRGRENSSCNGEASLEGTSGNYWLNTIKGKIEMRSLQRSAKTFLALVVRLVSFFRCVYSPFLRKQSNIHPSNVVETNTVISDHPAAVEAVSEDRVRPCVERLQRLERILDELSNKPAGIPVEKEKMLLDSLDRIKSVEHDLEKTKRVLQGAVMKQLEIAEHIENWSQAKCQQRKWLCLRA; from the exons ATGTCAG GATTAGAAGGAGTGGGGCCTTATGATGAGATTAGAGAAAGAAGATTGGATTTTGATAACTTCGAAGATGACAGGCGGAGATCTAAAATTGGAAGTCTAAAGAAGAAGGCTTTGCATGCTTCGAACAAATTCACTCATTCTCttaagaaaagaggaaaaaggaaaatagatTACAGAGTCCCTTCAGTTTCCATAGAGGATATACGAGATGCTAAAGAGGAAGGCGCAGTCCTTGAACTCCGTCAAAGACTACTTGATCGGGATTTGCTGCCACCTAGGCATGATGATTACCACACTCTTCTGAG ATTTTTGAAAGCGAGGGATTTCAACATTGATAAAACCATCCAGATGTGGGAGGAGATGCTTGCATGGAGAAAAGAATATGGAACGGACACCATTTTGGAG GATTTTGAATTCGAGGAATTAGAAGAAGTGTTGCAATATTATCCCCAAGGCTACCATGGCGTTGACAAAGAAGGCAGGCCAATATATATTGAGAGGCTTGGGAAGGCTCATCCTACTAAGCTCATGCGAATTACTACTATCGACCGATACCTGAGGTACCATGTACAAGAATTTGAGAGGGCCCTTCAGGAGAAATTCCCAGCTTGTTCAATCGCAGCTAAGAGACAGATCTGTTCGACAACAACAATACTGGATGTGCAAGGCTTG AGCATGAAGAATTTCACTAGGACTGCTGCGAGTCTGGTGGCTGCCATGTCAAAAATAGACAACAGCTACTACCCTGAG ACACTTAATCGGATGTATGTTGTTAACGCTGGTCCGGGCTTCAAGAAGATGCTCTGGCCTGCTGCTCAGAAGTTTCTAGATGGAAAGACGATTGCCAAGATACAT GTTTTGGAACCCAGAGCGCTGCCTCGACTTCTGGAAGCTATAGATCCAAG CCAATTGCCGGACTTCTTGGGCGGCTCCTGTACTTGTTCTGCTGAAGGGGGATGTCTCAAATCTAGCAAAGGTCCTTGGAATGATCCTGATATAATGAAG CTTGTACACAATGGGGAGGCGACATTTGTGAGACAAGTCACGAGAATAtctgatgatcaagagaaggtTGACTCCTATATTCAGATACGGCCGCTTAAG GTAAGGGCTAGCGATCCATGTGCTGCTGAATCAGGGTCCGACATTGATGATTGTAATTCCCCAACTGGACAAAGAAGCTCCAGTTTCCCACGTCTCTCTCCGGTTTGCGAAGAA GTAAGATTGTCGGACTCAGATGCCTATTACAGTTGCCACAGCACATTTAGTTCATGTGAAGCCTCTAACAGTGACCAAGTAGGGGGTCCTGAAGATCTCTTGCTCAAGTTCAGGGGCCGAGAAAATTCATCTTGCAATGGTGAAGCTAGTTTAGAAG GGACTTCTGGTAATTACTGGCTTAACACGATAAAGGGAAAGATCGAAATGAGGAGTTTGCAGCGTTCGGCAAAAACATTCTTGGCTCTTGTGGTCAGGCTAGTTTCATTCTTCCGGTGTGTGTACTCCCCGTTCTTGAGAAAACAGAGCAACATTCATCCATCTAATGTGGTGGAGACCAACACAGTCATCAGCGACCATCCAGCAGCTGTTGAAGCGGTCAGTGAGGACCGGGTTCGTCCATGCGTAGAGCGACTTCAGAGGCTCGAGAGAATATTAGATGAGCTCAGTAACAAGCCTGCAGGGATCCCtgtggagaaggagaagatgctATTGGATTCTCTAGACAGGATTAAGTCAGTGGAGCATGACCTGGAGAAAACGAAGAGA GTACTTCAGGGTGCAGTAATGAAGCAACTTGAGATTGCTGAGCACATAGAGAACTGGAGCCAAGCAAAATGTCAG CAGAGAAAGTGGCTATGCTTGAGAGCTTAG
- the LOC116215597 gene encoding phosphatidylinositol/phosphatidylcholine transfer protein SFH13 isoform X1, protein MSEGLEGVGPYDEIRERRLDFDNFEDDRRRSKIGSLKKKALHASNKFTHSLKKRGKRKIDYRVPSVSIEDIRDAKEEGAVLELRQRLLDRDLLPPRHDDYHTLLRFLKARDFNIDKTIQMWEEMLAWRKEYGTDTILEDFEFEELEEVLQYYPQGYHGVDKEGRPIYIERLGKAHPTKLMRITTIDRYLRYHVQEFERALQEKFPACSIAAKRQICSTTTILDVQGLSMKNFTRTAASLVAAMSKIDNSYYPETLNRMYVVNAGPGFKKMLWPAAQKFLDGKTIAKIHVLEPRALPRLLEAIDPSQLPDFLGGSCTCSAEGGCLKSSKGPWNDPDIMKLVHNGEATFVRQVTRISDDQEKVDSYIQIRPLKVRASDPCAAESGSDIDDCNSPTGQRSSSFPRLSPVCEEVRLSDSDAYYSCHSTFSSCEASNSDQVGGPEDLLLKFRGRENSSCNGEASLEGTSGNYWLNTIKGKIEMRSLQRSAKTFLALVVRLVSFFRCVYSPFLRKQSNIHPSNVVETNTVISDHPAAVEAVSEDRVRPCVERLQRLERILDELSNKPAGIPVEKEKMLLDSLDRIKSVEHDLEKTKRVLQGAVMKQLEIAEHIENWSQAKCQQRKWLCLRA, encoded by the exons ATGTCAG AAGGATTAGAAGGAGTGGGGCCTTATGATGAGATTAGAGAAAGAAGATTGGATTTTGATAACTTCGAAGATGACAGGCGGAGATCTAAAATTGGAAGTCTAAAGAAGAAGGCTTTGCATGCTTCGAACAAATTCACTCATTCTCttaagaaaagaggaaaaaggaaaatagatTACAGAGTCCCTTCAGTTTCCATAGAGGATATACGAGATGCTAAAGAGGAAGGCGCAGTCCTTGAACTCCGTCAAAGACTACTTGATCGGGATTTGCTGCCACCTAGGCATGATGATTACCACACTCTTCTGAG ATTTTTGAAAGCGAGGGATTTCAACATTGATAAAACCATCCAGATGTGGGAGGAGATGCTTGCATGGAGAAAAGAATATGGAACGGACACCATTTTGGAG GATTTTGAATTCGAGGAATTAGAAGAAGTGTTGCAATATTATCCCCAAGGCTACCATGGCGTTGACAAAGAAGGCAGGCCAATATATATTGAGAGGCTTGGGAAGGCTCATCCTACTAAGCTCATGCGAATTACTACTATCGACCGATACCTGAGGTACCATGTACAAGAATTTGAGAGGGCCCTTCAGGAGAAATTCCCAGCTTGTTCAATCGCAGCTAAGAGACAGATCTGTTCGACAACAACAATACTGGATGTGCAAGGCTTG AGCATGAAGAATTTCACTAGGACTGCTGCGAGTCTGGTGGCTGCCATGTCAAAAATAGACAACAGCTACTACCCTGAG ACACTTAATCGGATGTATGTTGTTAACGCTGGTCCGGGCTTCAAGAAGATGCTCTGGCCTGCTGCTCAGAAGTTTCTAGATGGAAAGACGATTGCCAAGATACAT GTTTTGGAACCCAGAGCGCTGCCTCGACTTCTGGAAGCTATAGATCCAAG CCAATTGCCGGACTTCTTGGGCGGCTCCTGTACTTGTTCTGCTGAAGGGGGATGTCTCAAATCTAGCAAAGGTCCTTGGAATGATCCTGATATAATGAAG CTTGTACACAATGGGGAGGCGACATTTGTGAGACAAGTCACGAGAATAtctgatgatcaagagaaggtTGACTCCTATATTCAGATACGGCCGCTTAAG GTAAGGGCTAGCGATCCATGTGCTGCTGAATCAGGGTCCGACATTGATGATTGTAATTCCCCAACTGGACAAAGAAGCTCCAGTTTCCCACGTCTCTCTCCGGTTTGCGAAGAA GTAAGATTGTCGGACTCAGATGCCTATTACAGTTGCCACAGCACATTTAGTTCATGTGAAGCCTCTAACAGTGACCAAGTAGGGGGTCCTGAAGATCTCTTGCTCAAGTTCAGGGGCCGAGAAAATTCATCTTGCAATGGTGAAGCTAGTTTAGAAG GGACTTCTGGTAATTACTGGCTTAACACGATAAAGGGAAAGATCGAAATGAGGAGTTTGCAGCGTTCGGCAAAAACATTCTTGGCTCTTGTGGTCAGGCTAGTTTCATTCTTCCGGTGTGTGTACTCCCCGTTCTTGAGAAAACAGAGCAACATTCATCCATCTAATGTGGTGGAGACCAACACAGTCATCAGCGACCATCCAGCAGCTGTTGAAGCGGTCAGTGAGGACCGGGTTCGTCCATGCGTAGAGCGACTTCAGAGGCTCGAGAGAATATTAGATGAGCTCAGTAACAAGCCTGCAGGGATCCCtgtggagaaggagaagatgctATTGGATTCTCTAGACAGGATTAAGTCAGTGGAGCATGACCTGGAGAAAACGAAGAGA GTACTTCAGGGTGCAGTAATGAAGCAACTTGAGATTGCTGAGCACATAGAGAACTGGAGCCAAGCAAAATGTCAG CAGAGAAAGTGGCTATGCTTGAGAGCTTAG
- the LOC116215597 gene encoding phosphatidylinositol/phosphatidylcholine transfer protein SFH13 isoform X2, which yields MSEGLEGVGPYDEIRERRLDFDNFEDDRRRSKIGSLKKKALHASNKFTHSLKKRGKRKIDYRVPSVSIEDIRDAKEEGAVLELRQRLLDRDLLPPRHDDYHTLLRFLKARDFNIDKTIQMWEEMLAWRKEYGTDTILEDFEFEELEEVLQYYPQGYHGVDKEGRPIYIERLGKAHPTKLMRITTIDRYLRYHVQEFERALQEKFPACSIAAKRQICSTTTILDVQGLSMKNFTRTAASLVAAMSKIDNSYYPETLNRMYVVNAGPGFKKMLWPAAQKFLDGKTIAKIHVLEPRALPRLLEAIDPSQLPDFLGGSCTCSAEGGCLKSSKGPWNDPDIMKLVHNGEATFVRQVTRISDDQEKVDSYIQIRPLKVRASDPCAAESGSDIDDCNSPTGQRSSSFPRLSPVCEEVRLSDSDAYYSCHSTFSSCEASNSDQVGGPEDLLLKFRGRENSSCNGEASLEGTSGNYWLNTIKGKIEMRSLQRSAKTFLALVVRLVSFFRCVYSPFLRKQSNIHPSNVVETNTVISDHPAAVEAVSEDRVRPCVERLQRLERILDELSNKPAGIPVEKEKMLLDSLDRIKSVEHDLEKTKRVLQGAVMKQLEIAEHIENWSQAKCQRKWLCLRA from the exons ATGTCAG AAGGATTAGAAGGAGTGGGGCCTTATGATGAGATTAGAGAAAGAAGATTGGATTTTGATAACTTCGAAGATGACAGGCGGAGATCTAAAATTGGAAGTCTAAAGAAGAAGGCTTTGCATGCTTCGAACAAATTCACTCATTCTCttaagaaaagaggaaaaaggaaaatagatTACAGAGTCCCTTCAGTTTCCATAGAGGATATACGAGATGCTAAAGAGGAAGGCGCAGTCCTTGAACTCCGTCAAAGACTACTTGATCGGGATTTGCTGCCACCTAGGCATGATGATTACCACACTCTTCTGAG ATTTTTGAAAGCGAGGGATTTCAACATTGATAAAACCATCCAGATGTGGGAGGAGATGCTTGCATGGAGAAAAGAATATGGAACGGACACCATTTTGGAG GATTTTGAATTCGAGGAATTAGAAGAAGTGTTGCAATATTATCCCCAAGGCTACCATGGCGTTGACAAAGAAGGCAGGCCAATATATATTGAGAGGCTTGGGAAGGCTCATCCTACTAAGCTCATGCGAATTACTACTATCGACCGATACCTGAGGTACCATGTACAAGAATTTGAGAGGGCCCTTCAGGAGAAATTCCCAGCTTGTTCAATCGCAGCTAAGAGACAGATCTGTTCGACAACAACAATACTGGATGTGCAAGGCTTG AGCATGAAGAATTTCACTAGGACTGCTGCGAGTCTGGTGGCTGCCATGTCAAAAATAGACAACAGCTACTACCCTGAG ACACTTAATCGGATGTATGTTGTTAACGCTGGTCCGGGCTTCAAGAAGATGCTCTGGCCTGCTGCTCAGAAGTTTCTAGATGGAAAGACGATTGCCAAGATACAT GTTTTGGAACCCAGAGCGCTGCCTCGACTTCTGGAAGCTATAGATCCAAG CCAATTGCCGGACTTCTTGGGCGGCTCCTGTACTTGTTCTGCTGAAGGGGGATGTCTCAAATCTAGCAAAGGTCCTTGGAATGATCCTGATATAATGAAG CTTGTACACAATGGGGAGGCGACATTTGTGAGACAAGTCACGAGAATAtctgatgatcaagagaaggtTGACTCCTATATTCAGATACGGCCGCTTAAG GTAAGGGCTAGCGATCCATGTGCTGCTGAATCAGGGTCCGACATTGATGATTGTAATTCCCCAACTGGACAAAGAAGCTCCAGTTTCCCACGTCTCTCTCCGGTTTGCGAAGAA GTAAGATTGTCGGACTCAGATGCCTATTACAGTTGCCACAGCACATTTAGTTCATGTGAAGCCTCTAACAGTGACCAAGTAGGGGGTCCTGAAGATCTCTTGCTCAAGTTCAGGGGCCGAGAAAATTCATCTTGCAATGGTGAAGCTAGTTTAGAAG GGACTTCTGGTAATTACTGGCTTAACACGATAAAGGGAAAGATCGAAATGAGGAGTTTGCAGCGTTCGGCAAAAACATTCTTGGCTCTTGTGGTCAGGCTAGTTTCATTCTTCCGGTGTGTGTACTCCCCGTTCTTGAGAAAACAGAGCAACATTCATCCATCTAATGTGGTGGAGACCAACACAGTCATCAGCGACCATCCAGCAGCTGTTGAAGCGGTCAGTGAGGACCGGGTTCGTCCATGCGTAGAGCGACTTCAGAGGCTCGAGAGAATATTAGATGAGCTCAGTAACAAGCCTGCAGGGATCCCtgtggagaaggagaagatgctATTGGATTCTCTAGACAGGATTAAGTCAGTGGAGCATGACCTGGAGAAAACGAAGAGA GTACTTCAGGGTGCAGTAATGAAGCAACTTGAGATTGCTGAGCACATAGAGAACTGGAGCCAAGCAAAATGTCAG AGAAAGTGGCTATGCTTGAGAGCTTAG